A genome region from Gopherus evgoodei ecotype Sinaloan lineage unplaced genomic scaffold, rGopEvg1_v1.p scaffold_35_arrow_ctg1, whole genome shotgun sequence includes the following:
- the LOC115641520 gene encoding olfactory receptor 13H1-like yields the protein MEGDNDSVVTEFILVGISGGPHVKFTLFGFLFAIYLLTLVGNTLLILLTRVDLRLHTPMYFFLSNLSFLDICYITINVPQLMVHCLSKRPSISLGRCLAQMYISRFLGITECLLLAVMAYDRWVAICKPLSYTLVMSNRVCLQLAAMSWSGSFLLCLSDFLAKQPRFCGPNFINHFACELQSMLKLACSDTRSNQIVMISTSVLVLLVPFSFILVAYVHIIVAVLRIHSTQGRTKAFSTCASHITVMALFYGAAIFVYLRPQSKSSADQDKYISLFYGAVTPVLNPLIYSLRNKDVKEALRKLAGAKMNC from the coding sequence ATGGAAGGAGACAATGACTCTGTGGTGACTGAATTTATCCTGGTAGGAATTTCTGGTGGCCCTCATGTGAAGTTCACCCTCTTTGGCTTCCTTTTTGCAATCTACCTACTGACCCTGGTCGGAAACACTCTCCTGATCCTGCTCACCAGAGTAGATCTCCGACTCCACActcccatgtactttttcctcagTAACTTGTCCTTCTTAGATATCTGCTATATCACCATCAATGTCCCTCAGTTGATGGTCCATTGCCTCTCCAAGAGACCCTCCATCTCCCTGGGCAGGTGCTTGGCTCAGATGTACATCTCACGCTTCTTGGGGATAACTGAGTGCCTTCTGCTGGCTGTGATGGCTTATGACCGCTGGGTGGCCATCTGCAAGCCACTCAGCTATACCCTCGTCATGAGCAACAGGGTCTGCCTCCAACTGGCAGCCATGTCATGGAGTGGCAGTTTCCTCCTGTGCCTGTCTGATTTCCTGGCCAAGCAACCTCGTTTTTGCGGGCCCAACTTCATCAACCACTTTGCTTGTGAGCTCCAGTCCATGCTGAAGCTGGCCTGTTCGGACACCCGCAGCAACCAAATCGTGATGATCAGCACCAGCGTCCTGGTCCTGCTGGTGCCCTTTTCCTTCATCCTCGTGGCCTATGTCCACATCATTGTGGCAGTGCTGAGGATCCACTCCACCCAGGGCAGGACCAAGGCCTTCTCCACCTGTGCCTCCCACATCACAGTGATGGCCTTGTTTTATGGGGCAGCCATCTTTGTGTATCTGCGTCCTCAGTCCAAATCTTCTGCGGATCAGGACAAGTACATTTCCCTCTTTTACGGAGCAGTTACTCCAGTTCTAAACCCtctgatctacagcctgagaaacaaggatgtgaaggaggccctgaggaagTTGGCAGGAGCAAAAATGAATTGCTGA